From a region of the Salminus brasiliensis chromosome 4, fSalBra1.hap2, whole genome shotgun sequence genome:
- the tcirg1a gene encoding V-type proton ATPase 116 kDa subunit a 3, with amino-acid sequence MGSLFRSEEVCLVQLFLQSGSAYNCVSELGELGLVEFRDLNPSVNAFQRKFVSEVRRCEEMEKTFTFLEQEVIRSLSPSLRESLPLPCPLPSAPQPRELLAIEEESERLARELKEVSRNRDSLRNQLTQLSQYRGVLIQAHLFTATQGPPSTLETAALLDNRQDIRLSFVAGVVHPWKVPAFERLLWRACRGYIIVDFWEMDEKLEVADTGEMVQWTVFLISFWGEQIGQKVKKICDCFHTHTFAYPESSEERDEILQGLQRRIFDIRTVLSQTECYMQQLLARCVCALPQWRVRVQKCKAVQMVLNLCSPSVTDKCLIAEAWCPVSKLLLLQSALIEGTRKSGNSVDSFYNRLPANTSPPTLFNTNAFTSGFQSIVDAYGVARYREVNPAVYTIITFPFLFAVMFGDVGHGFLMTLAALWMLLEERDPKMKDSTNEMWRMIFGGRYLILLMGLFSIYTGAVYNECFSKGLSPFPSGWHLKPMIQHYNWSDDTLKENQYLSLDPNVTGVFQGPYPFGIDPIWRLANNHLTFLNSYKMKMSVIIGVIHMTFGVCLSFFNHLHFGDMSSVFLVLIPELVFMLCLFGYLVFMVVFKWIAFGPQDSSRAPSLLIHFIDMFLFTENPDNPPLYPGQMIVQRVLVVLAFCAVPVLLLGKPIHLYLKCRRNMATGEQHPLVTDPNSINAQHGDLERGNGGENVKVKDFDMTEVFMHQAIHTIEYCLGCISNTASYLRLWALSLAHAQLSEVLWVMVMRISLSWQGYIGSVILALIFSFFAMLTVSILLVMEGLSAFLHALRLHWVEFQNKFYSGTGYKLNPFSFASNIHLL; translated from the exons ATGGGATCATTGTTCCGCAGTGAGGAGGTGTGTCTGGtacagctcttcctccagtctGGATCTGCCTACAATTGTGTCAGTGAGCTGGGAGAGCTAGGATTGGTCGAATTCAGAGAT TTGAATCCTAGTGTGAATGCATTCCAGAGAAAGTTTGTCTCAGAGGTTAGGAGATGTGAAGAGATGGAGAAAACTTTCA CATTTCTGGAGCAGGAGGTCATAAGATCCCTCTCTCCTTCATTGAGGGAGTCTCTGCCCCTCCCCTGTCCACTACCATCAGCTCCTCAACCCAGGGAGCTTCTTGCAATTGAGGAGGAGAGCGAGAGGCTAGCCAGAGAGCTCAAAGAG GTATCAAGGAATAGAGACAGTCTACGGAACCAGCTGACCCAGCTTAGTCAGTACAGAGGTGTTTTGATCCAGGCCCACTTGTTCACAGCGACACAG GGCCCACCCTCTACTCTAGAAACTGCAGCTCTGTTAGATAACAGACAAGATATTCGACTGAG TTTTGTCGCTGGCGTGGTCCATCCATGGAAAGTCCCAGCCTTTGAGCGTCTTCTGTGGAGGGCCTGTCGTGGTTACATCATTGTAGATTTCTGGGAGATGGATGAGAAGTTGGAAGTGGCAGACACT GGGGAGATGGTGCAGTGGACAGTGTTTCTGATATCCTTCTGGGGAGAGCAGATTGGCCAGAAAGTAAAGAAGATCTGTGACTG TTTCCATACACATACCTTTGCGTACCCGGAGAGTTCAGAGGAGAGAGATGAGATACTGCAGGGACTGCAAAGGAGAATCTTTGACATCAGAACA GTGCTGTCTCAGACGGAGTGTTACATGCAGCAGTTGCTGgcccgctgtgtgtgtgctctgccCCAGTGGAGGGTGCGTGTGCAGAAGTGTAAGGCCGTGCAGATGGTCCTGAACCTGTGCAGCCCTTCTGTAACAGACAAGTGCCTGATTGCTGAGGCCTGGTGCCCTGTCagcaagctgctgctgctgcagagtgCCTTGATAGAGGGCACG AGGAAGAGCGGGAACAGTGTGGACTCGTTCTATAACCGCCTGCCTGCCAACACCTCTCCCCCTACACTCTTCAACACCAATGCCTTCACTTCTGGCTTCCAGAGCATTGTGGATGCTTATGGTGTGGCGAGATACAGAGAAGTCAACCCAG CGGTATATACCATCATTACATTTCCCTTTCTGTTTGCGGTGATGTTTGGAGATGTTGGGCATGGTTTTCTCATGACCCTGGCAGCTCTCTGGATGTTGCTCGAGGAAAGAGACCCCAAAATGAAGGACAGCACCAACGAG ATGTGGCGGATGATTTTTGGAGGGCGCTATCTGATTCTTTTGATGGGGCTGTTCTCTATCTACACCGGCGCTGTCTATAATGAGTGCTTCAGCAAAGGCCTCAGTCCGTTCCCCTCTGGCTGGCACCTTAAACCGATGATACAGCACTACAACTGGAG TGATGACACCCTGAAGGAAAACCAGTACCTTTCTCTGGACCCAAACGTCACTGGAGTCTTCCAGGGTCCTTACCCGTTTGGCATAGATCCG ATCTGGAGGCTGGCAAATAACCACCTGACCTTCCTCAATTCATACAAGATGAAGATGTCAGTCATAATAGGGGTCATTCACATGACTTTTGGAGTCTGCCTTTCCTTTTTCAATCACTT GCATTTTGGTGATATGAGCAGCGTGTTTCTGGTTTTGATTCCTGAGCTCGTGTTCATGCTCTGTCTGTTTGGCTACCTGGTTTTTATGGTGGTGTTTAAGTGGATTGCTTTCGGGCCACAAGACTCCAGCCGTGCTCCGAGCCTCCTCATCCACTTCATAGACATGTTCCTGTTCACTGAGAACCCAGACAACCCACCCCTTTATCCAGGACAG ATGATAGTGCAGCGGGTGCTGGTGGTTTTAGCCTTCTGTGCTGTTCCTGTCTTGTTACTGGGGAAGCCAATTCACCTCTACCTAAAATGCAGAAGGAACATGGCCACG GGAGAGCAGCACCCTCTAGTGACTGACCCCAACTCAATCAATGCCCAGCATGGAGACCTTGAGAGAGGAAACGGGGGAGAGAACGTGAAAGTGAAG GATTTCGACATGACTGAGGTCTTTATGCATCAAGCCATCCACACTATAGAATACTGCCTGGGCTGCATCTCCAACACTGCTTCTTACCTACGGTTGTGGGCCCTTAGTCTTGCACACGCAC AGCTCTCGGAAGTGCTGTGGGTGATGGTGATGCGGATCTCTCTGTCATGGCAAGGTTACATAGGCTCGGTCATCCTGGCACTGATCTTTTCCTTCTTCGCTATGCTTACCGTGTCTATCCTGCTCGTCATGGAGGGGCTGTCTGCATTCTTGCATGCCCTGCGTCTGCACtg GGTGGAATTCCAGAACAAGTTCTACAGTGGAACAGGATACAAACTGAATCCTTTTTCATTTGCATCGAATATTCATCTCCTTTAA